A genome region from Macrotis lagotis isolate mMagLag1 chromosome 4, bilby.v1.9.chrom.fasta, whole genome shotgun sequence includes the following:
- the NGB gene encoding neuroglobin, whose translation MEPRRLTGPEQELIRESWQKVNSDPLQHGMILFTRLFDLEPDLLPLFQYNCRQFASPQDCLSSPEFLDHIRKVMLVIDAAVTHVENLSSLEEYLTNLGKKHKAVGVKLSSFSTVGESLLYMLEECLGSTFNVAMREAWTQLYGAVVQAMSRGWNGE comes from the exons ATGGAGCCCCGGAGACTAACGGGCCCAGAGCAGGAGCTGATCCGAGAGAGCTGGCAGAAAGTGAACAGCGATCCCCTACAGCACGGGATGATCTTGTTTACCAG GTTGTTTGATTTGGAACCAGACCTACTGCCCCTCTTTCAGTATAACTGCCGGCAGTTCGCCAGTCCCCAGGACTGTCTCTCTTCTCCTGAGTTCCTGGATCACATCCGGAAA GTAATGCTGGTGATTGATGCTGCAGTGACCCATGTGGAGAACTTGTCCTCCTTGGAGGAATATCTTACTAATCTGGGCAAGAAGCACAAGGCAGTTGGTGTGAAACTCAGCTCCTTTTCG ACAGTGGGCGAGTCCTTACTTTACATGCTGGAAGAGTGCTTGGGTTCAACCTTCAATGTAGCCATGAGGGAGGCATGGACACAGCTCTATGGGGCTGTGGTACAGGCCATGAGCCGTGGCTGGAATGGAGAGTAG